A part of Ziziphus jujuba cultivar Dongzao chromosome 8, ASM3175591v1 genomic DNA contains:
- the LOC107413401 gene encoding aspartic proteinase PCS1 yields the protein MTTTTATTTTTFLPLLQITTTFFLFFFLQCLPSFISATQTLFLPLKTQTLPAPRPSSNKLSFHHNVTLTVSLSVGSPPQNVTMVLDTGSELSWLHCKKSPNLLSIFNPLASSSYSAIPCSSPVCRTRTKDFSIPASCDAKKLCHATLSYADASTIEGNLASDTFLVGSDRRPGTIFGCMDSGYSSNSAEDSKTTGLMGMNRGSLSFITQMGFPQFSYCISGSDSTGVLLFGSASFSWLRALSYTPLIKISTPLPYFDRVAYTVQLEGIKVSSKVLSLPKSIFEPDHTGAGQTMVDSGTQFTFLLGPVYTALKNEFMQQTKGLLKVLDDPNFVFQGAMDLCFQILTTPRPNFAGLPKVSLMFRGAEMSVSGERLMYRVPGMVKGRDSVYCFTFGNSDLLGIEAFVIGHHHQQNVWMEFDLVRSRVGFAEVRCDLASQRLGLGI from the coding sequence ATGAccacaacaacagcaacaacaacaacaactttcCTTCCTCTCCTCCAAATCACCACaacttttttcttattcttcttcctcCAATGTCTTCCTTCTTTCATCTCTGCAACTCAAACTCTGTTTTTGCCTTTGAAAACCCAAACACTTCCAGCTCCAAGACCTTCTTCAAACAAGCTCTCTTTCCACCACAACGTTACCTTGACTGTCTCTCTTTCGGTCGGCTCTCCCCCACAGAATGTTACCATGGTCCTCGACACAGGGAGCGAGCTCTCTTGGCTCCACTGCAAGAAATCCCCAAACCTCCTCTCCATTTTCAACCCTCTTGCTTCTTCTTCGTACTCTGCCATCCCCTGTTCTTCCCCTGTTTGCAGGACCCGGACCAAGGATTTTTCCATACCTGCTTCCTGCGACGCGAAAAAGCTCTGCCATGCTACTCTCTCATATGCTGACGCTTCCACCATTGAAGGCAACCTTGCATCCGATACTTTCCTAGTCGGGTCGGATCGACGACCCGGAACAATTTTCGGATGCATGGATTCCGGGTACAGTTCCAACTCCGCTGAAGATTCCAAGACCACCGGGTTAATGGGTATGAATCGTGGGTCGTTGTCGTTTATTACCCAAATGGGTTTTCCTCAATTCTCGTATTGCATATCGGGTTCTGATTCTACCGGGGTTTTGCTTTTCGGGTCCGCGAGTTTTTCTTGGCTTCGGGCTTTGAGCTACACGCCATTGATCAAAATCTCGACCCCATTACCGTATTTCGACCGGGTGGCTTATACGGTCCAGCTCGAAGGGATCAAAGTTTCGAGCAAAGTGTTGTCTCTCCCGAAATCCATTTTCGAACCGGACCATACCGGGGCGGGTCAAACCATGGTTGATTCGGGTACCCAGTTCACGTTCCTTCTGGGACCGGTTTACACTGCTTTGAAGAACGAGTTCATGCAACAAACGAAAGGGTTGCTTAAAGTTCTCGACGACCCAAATTTCGTTTTCCAAGGAGCTATGGATTTGTGTTTCCAAATTCTGACGACGCCTAGGCCGAATTTCGCCGGTTTGCCGAAGGTGAGCTTGATGTTTCGGGGAGCCGAGATGAGCGTATCGGGCGAAAGGTTGATGTATCGGGTACCCGGGATGGTGAAGGGGAGGGATTCTGTGTACTGCTTCACATTTGGGAACTCGGATTTGTTGGGTATAGAAGCGTTTGTGATTGGTCATCATCATCAGCAAAACGTGTGGATGGAGTTTGATCTGGTGAGATCCAGGGTAGGATTTGCAGAGGTCAGATGTGATTTAGCAAGTCAACGACTAGGTTTGGGGATCTAA